One genomic segment of Rhizorhabdus phycosphaerae includes these proteins:
- a CDS encoding ABC1 kinase family protein: MSDASYRRVPTARLSRFLSLGQMAGGVAGGVLAEGARRLSRGERPQLSDLILTPANAQRVTEQLSRMRGAAMKMGQMISMDAGDILPPELTAILSKLRESAHRMPPSQLDSVLRAEWGKDWRRRFERFDATPMAAASIGQVHRATLPGGRALAVKVQYPGVAASIDADVDNVAGLLGMTGLLPETLDIAPLLEEAKRQLHEEADYRREAEQMKRYAALLEGEEGFAIPRPIDDLCGDSILAMDYMPGQSIETLRDAPQAMRDTVMARLFGLVLRELFRFGYMQTDPNFANYRWRPDSGEIVLLDFGAARAVEERTVAGYRRLMEAGLSEDRDALRASLVEVGFVAQQTVERHGATLDAMIDVMIAHLGQPGLFDFSDRSFVEPLRRHGRTIAADRAAWHIPPIDTLFVQRKISGTALLAIRMEAKLPLRDMVAEAIAGGE; the protein is encoded by the coding sequence ATGAGCGACGCTTCCTATCGTCGCGTGCCGACGGCCCGGCTGTCACGCTTTCTGTCCCTGGGGCAGATGGCGGGCGGGGTCGCGGGTGGCGTGCTCGCCGAAGGCGCGCGACGGCTTTCGCGCGGCGAACGCCCGCAACTGTCCGATCTGATCCTGACGCCTGCCAATGCCCAACGCGTGACCGAGCAACTTTCCCGCATGCGCGGCGCGGCGATGAAGATGGGGCAGATGATTTCGATGGATGCGGGCGACATATTGCCGCCCGAGCTGACCGCGATCCTGTCGAAACTGCGCGAGTCCGCTCACCGCATGCCCCCGTCGCAGCTGGACTCGGTGCTGCGCGCCGAATGGGGCAAGGATTGGCGACGCCGCTTCGAGCGCTTCGACGCCACGCCCATGGCTGCCGCCTCGATCGGCCAGGTCCATCGCGCCACGCTCCCGGGAGGCCGGGCGCTGGCGGTGAAGGTACAATATCCCGGCGTTGCCGCCAGCATCGACGCGGATGTCGATAATGTCGCCGGCCTGCTGGGGATGACCGGCCTGCTGCCCGAAACACTCGACATCGCGCCTCTGCTGGAGGAGGCGAAGCGCCAGTTGCACGAGGAGGCCGATTATCGCCGTGAGGCCGAGCAGATGAAGCGCTACGCCGCTCTGCTCGAAGGCGAGGAGGGCTTCGCGATTCCCCGTCCGATCGACGATCTGTGCGGGGATTCGATCCTGGCGATGGACTATATGCCGGGCCAGTCGATCGAGACGCTGCGCGACGCTCCGCAGGCGATGCGCGACACCGTGATGGCGCGGCTGTTCGGCCTCGTGCTGCGCGAGCTGTTCCGCTTCGGATACATGCAGACCGACCCCAACTTCGCCAATTATCGCTGGCGGCCCGACAGCGGCGAGATCGTGCTGCTCGACTTCGGCGCGGCCCGCGCGGTGGAAGAGAGGACGGTCGCAGGCTATCGTCGGCTGATGGAAGCGGGGCTGTCCGAAGACCGCGATGCGCTGCGCGCCTCGCTTGTCGAGGTCGGCTTCGTCGCACAGCAGACGGTAGAGCGTCATGGCGCCACCCTCGACGCCATGATCGACGTGATGATCGCGCATCTCGGCCAGCCGGGCCTGTTCGACTTCTCTGATCGCTCCTTCGTGGAGCCTTTGCGCCGCCATGGGCGGACGATCGCCGCCGATCGGGCCGCCTGGCATATTCCTCCGATCGACACGCTGTTCGTCCAGCGCAAGATCAGCGGTACGGCGTTGCTGGCGATCCGCATGGAGGCGAAGCTGCCGCTTCGGGACATGGTGGCGGAGGCGATCGCGGGTGGGGAATGA
- a CDS encoding DUF3429 domain-containing protein, whose amino-acid sequence MAPTSLPRPLVLFGLSGILPQALCVIMALSGGESRWIGLAAGCLYAGLILSFLGGLWWMAALLANERASWPYLLAVLPSLAAWATFLPWCMGWRWPGPSLVILAVLLLASPLVDRALAHRYHVPDGWIGLRIRMATGLGLLTLVLAFA is encoded by the coding sequence ATGGCTCCGACTTCACTCCCCCGCCCGCTCGTCCTCTTTGGCCTGTCCGGCATCCTGCCGCAGGCGCTGTGCGTGATCATGGCGCTCAGCGGCGGGGAAAGCCGTTGGATCGGGCTTGCCGCAGGATGCCTCTACGCCGGGCTGATCCTGTCATTCCTCGGCGGCCTTTGGTGGATGGCGGCACTGCTCGCCAATGAGCGCGCCAGCTGGCCCTATCTGTTGGCGGTGCTTCCCAGTCTGGCCGCCTGGGCCACCTTCCTGCCCTGGTGCATGGGCTGGCGCTGGCCCGGACCGTCATTGGTCATACTCGCTGTGCTGCTGCTTGCATCGCCCTTAGTCGACCGCGCTCTCGCCCATCGCTATCATGTGCCCGATGGCTGGATCGGCCTTCGTATCCGCATGGCGACCGGGCTCGGCCTGCTCACACTTGTGCTGGCTTTTGCCTAG
- a CDS encoding thiol-disulfide oxidoreductase DCC family protein: MADPKSSAVDASAPAVTVWYDGACPLCTREIALMRRLDRKTRIRFVDVADPSSSCPLDRGELLARFHAEEQGRMLSGAAAFAAMWRAIPLLRPIGLLARYRPVERLLERLYLHFLRWRPALQRRFG; this comes from the coding sequence ATGGCTGACCCGAAAAGCAGCGCCGTCGATGCGAGCGCCCCAGCCGTGACCGTCTGGTACGATGGCGCCTGCCCGCTCTGCACGCGGGAGATCGCGCTGATGCGGCGGCTCGACCGCAAGACGCGCATTCGCTTCGTCGACGTCGCCGATCCTTCGTCCAGTTGCCCGCTCGATCGCGGCGAACTGCTCGCGCGGTTCCATGCCGAGGAGCAGGGCCGGATGCTGTCGGGGGCCGCAGCCTTCGCAGCCATGTGGCGGGCGATCCCTCTTCTGCGGCCCATCGGGCTGCTCGCGCGCTACCGCCCGGTCGAGCGACTGCTGGAACGGCTGTACCTGCACTTCCTGCGCTGGCGACCGGCGCTGCAAAGGAGATTCGGATGA
- a CDS encoding transglutaminase family protein — protein sequence MRYKVSHKTRFRYAHPVAFARCNLRLQPVEWSGQTVHDHRLELSAGARIAWTRPIGYLGHVTRMVVDKPSREIVIESRFQIEVDRPTPEPRADDPTVAEITALVRSSTDLGPEGPANYIYPSPSIPLDAEITAWCAEDLAPDRGIVEAGLALATRIHASFTYDGSATAVDTAPIEAFEKRHGVCQDFAQIMIAGLRGVGLPAAYVSGYLRTIPPPGKARLVGADATHAWVVIWCGPARGWIGFDPTNACLVGSDHIVTAMGRDYADVAPIDGVFTGQDGQKIDVAVDVEPIV from the coding sequence ATGCGCTACAAGGTCAGCCACAAGACACGCTTCCGCTATGCCCATCCGGTCGCTTTCGCGCGGTGCAACCTGCGGCTGCAACCGGTCGAATGGTCGGGGCAGACGGTGCACGACCACCGGCTGGAGCTGTCGGCGGGTGCGCGCATCGCCTGGACGCGGCCGATCGGCTATCTGGGCCATGTGACGCGGATGGTGGTCGACAAGCCGTCGCGCGAGATCGTGATCGAAAGCCGGTTCCAGATCGAGGTGGACCGCCCGACGCCCGAGCCTCGCGCCGACGACCCCACGGTCGCCGAGATCACCGCACTGGTCCGCAGCTCGACCGACCTTGGGCCTGAGGGGCCGGCCAATTATATCTATCCGTCGCCGTCGATCCCGCTCGATGCCGAGATCACGGCCTGGTGCGCGGAGGATCTTGCGCCTGATCGCGGGATCGTGGAGGCCGGACTGGCGCTGGCGACGCGCATTCATGCGAGCTTCACCTATGACGGCAGCGCGACGGCGGTCGACACCGCCCCGATCGAGGCGTTCGAGAAGCGCCACGGCGTGTGCCAGGACTTCGCCCAGATCATGATAGCCGGACTGCGTGGCGTGGGTCTGCCTGCCGCCTATGTGTCGGGTTATCTGCGCACCATCCCTCCGCCGGGCAAGGCGCGTCTCGTCGGCGCCGACGCTACCCATGCCTGGGTGGTGATCTGGTGCGGTCCTGCGCGCGGGTGGATCGGCTTCGACCCGACCAATGCCTGTCTGGTCGGCAGCGACCATATCGTCACCGCCATGGGACGCGACTATGCCGATGTCGCGCCGATCGACGGCGTATTCACCGGGCAGGACGGGCAGAAGATCGACGTCGCGGTCGATGTCGAGCCGATCGTCTAG